The Thermoclostridium stercorarium subsp. stercorarium DSM 8532 genome contains a region encoding:
- a CDS encoding winged helix-turn-helix transcriptional regulator — protein sequence MINELEILKSVNEENKITQRELAKRTGLSLGTVNVLIKRLIHKGLIKIEHINSRTIKYVLTPKGIAEKARLTYQYIVNSYYYIISVEQKIEQIISNKNEEKKK from the coding sequence ATGATAAACGAACTTGAAATTTTAAAAAGTGTCAATGAAGAAAACAAAATAACGCAAAGAGAGTTAGCGAAAAGAACAGGGCTTTCCCTTGGTACAGTGAATGTGCTGATAAAAAGGCTTATACATAAAGGACTTATAAAGATCGAACACATTAATTCCAGAACAATAAAGTACGTTCTGACCCCAAAAGGCATAGCGGAAAAGGCACGACTTACATATCAATACATTGTTAATTCGTATTATTACATCATAAGCGTTGAACAAAAGATAGAACAAATAATAAGCAATAAAAATGAAGAAAAAAAAAAGTGA
- a CDS encoding O-antigen ligase family protein, producing the protein MSRKEQTRRNITKKENILKILRIFLIAALTIIIFYPPYLQGLYFEKHVLPTQIIVFTVFIIFLIYKWLKNDNTPFFKTPLEYVCLGFVIVYFISIFAAVHTRSAITEWLKYCMYFAVFYMISDLADNLKTKLLFLWTIIISAVGVSIIGLDAAFGGNLVRILNRFFNILGVEGNLFFGLFEGNRIHSTLQYPNALAAYLMAVYFIAIGLLMYYEKLWQKILISSFSFILFTTFMLTQSRGAQLLFPVALIILFIATQKGNRVNTLVHAILLCLPAGITSLLISNYLSADVLNKKALLYLISGLLATVLISILVKYIGNLLQKVNWKVYVLLILLIAIAVTAGMYYAVNSSIPAELSLIDSPVDRGISVSKDVALEPNKEYTLEFEAEGKMKEEKPYSFSVRITNKSLSDILFGGGNQVVRNDYSATNGFEKLSLSFNTEEDTKLVNINFVVYYSGTSATVNKALIIDKESGKVVKNVILKHKYNLDSLVSRYQNILLQRSLLSRIIFYKDGFKIFKDFWFLGAGGGAWSYLYRKYQSFNYTSNQAHNYPLQVAIETGILGIIVLVGFIIVIAICYGKYHKKKENNNIIIYALIITAIAYLLLHSFIDFDFAESSILLLYWALIALFNRELIDNSGSMRLNLSVGDKKRKNNIRVGRYQKYLLFATIITSFAALYFSSSFSIASAFAKQSFESLKNNDIEAAINKMKKAIKWDKFNETYVIGYNPMPNRAELKAGLIDILFVKNDIYKQAENIGDSISKEEFNIFQKQFSEALIYLKNVENMAENNLYLCSSLASFYFKTGNIDKGIDYLNRAISYFPFEPSLWHSKVSVYYQLMKEYFNNGEYDKAEKYISEGLNVIDEVKNVNFKNMNPFVLNDETIKLLQTIKFIQDNFDNEEELYDVNNVLHYSIFSMDVNSDNIPDQWMISNQETLNISINNDNLSVQTPEEAYLYLYTRYPIKLVEGKTYIIEIKTQDNSTGGQIYFSFIGIMSKAKQLNKEGNKYIGEILIENKPDDNGNQFRIYFERSCVIESITIKEMK; encoded by the coding sequence ATGAGCAGAAAAGAGCAGACAAGACGTAATATTACAAAAAAAGAAAATATATTAAAAATTTTGAGGATATTTTTAATAGCGGCTTTGACAATAATAATTTTTTATCCTCCCTATTTGCAGGGATTATATTTTGAAAAACATGTTTTGCCAACACAAATAATTGTTTTTACTGTTTTTATAATATTTTTGATTTATAAATGGCTGAAAAATGATAATACGCCATTCTTTAAAACACCTTTGGAATATGTGTGTTTAGGCTTTGTAATAGTATACTTTATATCCATCTTTGCTGCAGTACATACCCGTTCCGCAATAACAGAATGGCTTAAATACTGCATGTATTTTGCAGTATTTTACATGATTTCAGATTTAGCCGACAATCTGAAAACCAAATTATTATTTTTGTGGACAATAATAATCTCTGCCGTTGGTGTTTCGATTATTGGCCTCGATGCTGCATTTGGTGGTAATTTAGTAAGAATATTAAATAGATTCTTCAATATTTTAGGTGTAGAAGGAAATTTATTCTTTGGTTTGTTTGAAGGTAACAGAATACATTCAACATTACAGTATCCTAATGCTCTGGCAGCCTATTTAATGGCTGTTTATTTTATTGCAATTGGATTACTCATGTATTATGAGAAATTATGGCAAAAAATTTTAATTAGCTCATTTTCCTTTATATTGTTTACTACTTTTATGCTTACACAAAGCCGTGGAGCGCAACTACTCTTTCCTGTAGCTCTAATAATTTTGTTCATTGCAACACAAAAAGGCAACAGAGTAAATACATTAGTGCATGCTATATTATTATGTTTACCCGCAGGAATTACATCACTGTTGATATCGAACTATTTATCCGCAGATGTGCTAAATAAAAAAGCACTTTTATATTTAATTTCAGGATTACTGGCAACAGTATTAATTAGCATTTTAGTAAAATATATTGGTAATTTGTTGCAGAAAGTTAATTGGAAAGTATACGTCTTATTAATACTGCTTATTGCGATTGCGGTAACTGCAGGAATGTATTATGCAGTTAATTCATCTATTCCTGCAGAATTATCATTAATTGATTCCCCAGTTGATAGAGGAATATCGGTTTCAAAAGATGTAGCATTAGAACCTAATAAAGAATATACACTGGAGTTTGAGGCTGAAGGAAAAATGAAAGAGGAGAAACCGTACTCGTTTTCTGTAAGAATAACTAATAAAAGTTTAAGCGACATATTGTTTGGTGGCGGAAATCAGGTTGTTAGGAACGACTATTCTGCAACAAATGGATTTGAAAAATTAAGTTTGTCATTTAATACAGAAGAAGATACTAAATTGGTAAATATTAATTTTGTGGTGTATTATTCCGGTACCAGTGCAACAGTAAATAAAGCACTTATTATTGATAAAGAATCAGGAAAAGTAGTAAAAAATGTAATACTTAAACATAAATATAACTTAGATAGTTTAGTATCGAGATATCAAAATATATTATTACAGCGAAGTTTATTATCAAGGATTATTTTCTATAAAGATGGATTTAAAATATTTAAGGATTTCTGGTTTTTAGGTGCTGGCGGAGGTGCATGGAGCTATCTTTACAGAAAGTATCAGTCATTTAACTATACAAGTAACCAAGCACATAATTATCCATTGCAAGTAGCTATTGAAACAGGAATTTTGGGCATTATTGTGTTAGTGGGTTTTATAATTGTCATTGCAATTTGTTATGGTAAATATCATAAGAAAAAAGAGAATAATAATATCATTATATATGCACTAATTATTACAGCCATAGCTTATTTGCTTCTGCATTCTTTTATCGACTTTGACTTTGCGGAAAGTTCAATATTACTACTATATTGGGCATTAATTGCTTTATTTAACAGAGAGTTAATTGATAATTCAGGGTCAATGAGATTGAATTTATCTGTTGGAGATAAAAAACGAAAAAATAATATTAGAGTGGGTAGATATCAAAAATATTTATTATTTGCTACTATTATAACTTCATTCGCAGCGTTATATTTTTCTTCGTCCTTTTCCATAGCTTCCGCTTTTGCAAAACAATCCTTTGAAAGTTTAAAAAATAATGATATTGAAGCGGCGATTAATAAAATGAAAAAGGCAATTAAATGGGATAAATTTAATGAAACTTATGTTATAGGTTATAACCCAATGCCAAACAGGGCAGAGCTCAAAGCTGGTTTAATTGATATATTGTTCGTGAAAAATGATATTTATAAACAAGCCGAAAACATCGGAGATAGTATTTCAAAAGAAGAATTCAATATTTTTCAAAAACAGTTTTCAGAGGCATTAATATATCTAAAAAATGTTGAGAATATGGCTGAAAATAATTTGTACTTATGCAGTTCATTAGCCAGTTTTTATTTTAAAACAGGAAATATAGACAAAGGTATAGATTATCTCAATAGGGCAATAAGTTATTTCCCGTTTGAGCCTTCATTATGGCATTCCAAGGTTAGTGTATATTATCAATTGATGAAAGAGTATTTCAATAATGGAGAATATGACAAGGCTGAAAAATATATATCGGAAGGTTTAAATGTTATTGATGAAGTTAAAAATGTAAATTTTAAAAATATGAATCCTTTTGTTTTAAATGATGAAACAATAAAGTTACTGCAAACTATAAAATTTATACAGGATAATTTTGATAATGAAGAAGAATTATATGACGTTAACAATGTATTACACTACAGCATTTTTAGTATGGATGTTAACAGTGATAATATTCCGGATCAATGGATGATAAGTAACCAGGAAACATTGAATATTTCTATTAATAATGATAATTTGTCTGTTCAGACTCCAGAAGAAGCTTATTTATATTTATATACCCGTTATCCTATAAAACTGGTCGAGGGAAAAACATATATAATCGAAATAAAAACTCAGGATAATAGCACGGGTGGGCAAATTTATTTTTCTTTTATAGGAATAATGTCGAAAGCTAAACAGTTAAATAAAGAAGGAAATAAATATATAGGTGAGATATTAATTGAAAATAAACCAGATGATAACGGAAATCAGTTCAGAATATATTTTGAAAGAAGTTGCGTTATAGAAAGTATAACTATTAAGGAAATGAAATAA
- a CDS encoding Wzz/FepE/Etk N-terminal domain-containing protein translates to MEEISLREILEVILKGKWLIALITIVAVLLTGIGTYIMLPNSQHVVAIININYPGIEQGLNPDGTQFDILQLKSPYVIEKALEELALTNSGLKLDEIRRNIDITPIVPDDVSQRAETILKQGQEFVYYPSEYKITYKINKAFSYSQGIQLVEEIISQYKKYFYMLYSDVKTVENTISNVDLSNYDYPDIVEIINKQVESVQELLESKAEEGSGFRSSNTGYTFTDLSRSYDVLKNVDITKLESLVNTNTLTKDRERLIKDYEYRVKRMELEMAKKSSEAEEARKLMDQYKKEDYVLLPDALGGQIKTENTSSYYSTLAEMAITASVEAANLQHEIEYYRNEIERLKSVPTINKAKLMEEADNLIETIKSKMSDLVTKTNDTLEDYYLYKYENNIRQIAPAEIETGINILMNLAIAFVAGIMIGIFAVLLRYYWKSTENEKISNH, encoded by the coding sequence ATGGAAGAGATATCTTTAAGAGAGATTTTAGAAGTTATTTTGAAAGGAAAATGGCTTATAGCTCTGATTACAATTGTTGCAGTATTATTAACTGGTATTGGTACATATATAATGTTGCCGAACAGTCAACATGTGGTCGCAATTATTAATATTAATTACCCTGGCATTGAACAGGGGTTAAATCCGGACGGTACGCAGTTTGACATTCTGCAGTTAAAGTCTCCTTATGTCATTGAAAAAGCGCTTGAGGAACTTGCTTTAACGAATAGTGGCCTAAAGCTTGATGAAATAAGAAGAAACATTGATATAACACCTATTGTTCCTGATGATGTTTCTCAAAGAGCGGAAACAATACTTAAACAGGGCCAGGAATTTGTATATTATCCGAGTGAATATAAAATTACATATAAAATTAATAAAGCTTTTTCATACAGCCAGGGAATACAGTTGGTGGAAGAAATAATTTCCCAGTACAAAAAATATTTTTACATGTTATACTCTGATGTTAAAACTGTAGAAAATACGATAAGCAATGTTGACTTGTCAAATTATGATTATCCTGACATAGTGGAAATTATAAATAAACAGGTAGAAAGCGTACAGGAACTTTTAGAAAGCAAAGCAGAGGAAGGCAGTGGCTTCAGATCCTCGAATACAGGTTATACTTTTACTGATTTATCAAGAAGTTATGACGTTTTAAAAAATGTAGATATAACAAAGTTAGAATCCTTAGTAAATACAAATACCCTTACAAAAGATCGTGAAAGACTCATTAAAGACTATGAATATCGGGTTAAAAGAATGGAACTTGAAATGGCAAAAAAGAGCAGCGAGGCAGAAGAAGCAAGAAAGCTGATGGATCAATACAAGAAAGAGGATTATGTATTGTTACCCGATGCATTAGGAGGTCAAATAAAAACCGAGAATACAAGTTCCTATTACAGTACGTTAGCTGAAATGGCAATAACAGCAAGTGTTGAGGCTGCTAACCTGCAACATGAAATTGAATATTACAGGAATGAAATTGAGCGGTTAAAGTCTGTGCCAACGATTAACAAGGCAAAATTGATGGAAGAAGCAGATAATTTGATTGAAACCATAAAAAGCAAGATGTCTGATTTGGTAACGAAAACGAATGATACATTGGAAGATTATTATTTATATAAATACGAAAACAATATACGACAAATTGCACCTGCAGAAATAGAAACAGGAATTAATATACTGATGAATCTGGCAATTGCTTTTGTTGCAGGTATTATGATAGGAATTTTTGCTGTATTGCTCAGGTACTATTGGAAGAGCACAGAAAATGAGAAAATATCAAATCATTAA
- a CDS encoding ISLre2 family transposase: protein MYNSIQHFIEFGTKKIEKRIREFIQEKKDLADLVLGLQEELNALGRDITAEILEDMDDYLRNSTSRKTHWEIVRKDRTEILTSFGPVSFERTYFKPKKGGKRQYLVDQIVGLNPHDRVSADVVINVLEEAAESSYRKAGEKAAYMNEISKQAVMNKVHELEIVQPGVKERKAETPKILYIEADEDHVSQQGKKYKTENEWGLSSTLMPKLVYVHEGIDHDKSTKNRKVLKNARYFGGIRDSEELWLEVSKYIDDTYDIEKVETVYLSGDGAAWIKQGLQWIEKSKFVLDRYHLSRYVKTATAHLEDEDIELELEDALKEANKAQLKKAFAKILEKTESETKKKAVNDAKKYILNNWAGIEIKVDNYEIVGCSAEGHVSHILSDRLSSRPMGWSKRGADKMSQLRIFKKNGGKVYDLVMAQKKKEQREQAHQLQDELIREMRVRNGRYESVWNSNLTVLKKGNKTALYSALRAIVG from the coding sequence ATGTATAACAGTATACAACATTTTATTGAATTTGGCACGAAAAAAATTGAAAAAAGAATTAGGGAATTTATTCAGGAAAAGAAGGATCTAGCAGACTTAGTTCTAGGTTTACAAGAAGAGTTAAATGCATTAGGAAGGGATATAACAGCAGAAATTTTAGAAGATATGGATGACTATCTCCGAAACTCCACCAGTCGTAAAACGCATTGGGAGATAGTAAGAAAAGACCGGACTGAAATATTAACAAGTTTTGGACCGGTTAGCTTTGAAAGAACATATTTCAAGCCTAAGAAAGGCGGAAAGAGACAGTATTTAGTGGATCAGATTGTAGGGCTTAACCCTCATGACAGGGTAAGCGCAGATGTAGTTATCAATGTTTTAGAAGAAGCCGCAGAAAGCAGTTATAGAAAAGCTGGAGAAAAGGCTGCATATATGAATGAGATAAGTAAGCAGGCAGTTATGAATAAGGTGCATGAACTAGAAATTGTCCAACCAGGGGTAAAAGAAAGGAAAGCGGAAACACCAAAGATTTTGTATATAGAAGCTGATGAAGATCACGTGTCGCAGCAGGGAAAGAAGTATAAGACAGAAAATGAATGGGGTTTAAGTAGCACGCTGATGCCCAAATTGGTTTATGTACATGAAGGAATTGACCATGATAAAAGCACAAAAAACAGAAAGGTATTAAAGAATGCCAGATATTTTGGAGGAATTCGTGACAGTGAAGAACTATGGCTTGAAGTGTCCAAGTACATAGATGACACATATGACATCGAAAAGGTTGAAACAGTTTATTTATCAGGCGACGGAGCAGCGTGGATTAAGCAAGGATTACAATGGATAGAAAAGAGTAAATTTGTACTAGATAGGTATCATTTAAGCAGGTATGTAAAAACAGCAACAGCACACTTGGAAGATGAAGATATTGAGTTGGAATTAGAAGATGCCTTAAAAGAAGCAAATAAAGCACAATTAAAAAAGGCATTTGCAAAGATTCTAGAAAAGACGGAATCGGAGACAAAGAAGAAGGCAGTTAACGATGCAAAGAAATATATATTAAATAACTGGGCAGGGATAGAGATAAAGGTAGATAACTACGAAATAGTAGGATGCAGTGCGGAAGGCCATGTAAGTCATATATTATCAGATAGGTTAAGTAGCAGACCAATGGGCTGGTCAAAAAGAGGTGCGGATAAGATGTCACAGCTAAGGATATTCAAAAAAAACGGAGGAAAAGTATACGATTTAGTAATGGCACAAAAGAAAAAGGAGCAACGAGAGCAGGCACACCAACTTCAAGATGAATTAATCCGTGAAATGAGAGTTAGAAACGGTAGATATGAAAGTGTATGGAACAGTAATCTAACGGTATTAAAGAAAGGTAATAAAACAGCACTCTATAGTGCGTTGAGAGCTATTGTAGGGTAA
- a CDS encoding Ig-like domain-containing protein, which translates to MRNLKKLLAVIMVVAMIASIMVPALAEEGFNYEKEAEQLRDLGLFKGTNNGLELEAELTREQALTLMIRIMGLEDEVAAMTEEEVATYMARVVDPETVTETWARPYVAYAVKNGLTKGIDGNIWPNVKFAGQLKVTGKEFINFMLYGMGYKDVAWDSVLDKAAEVGMLSAGEAVRFGTIQVLTRDNAVGIMSKALKGTTSEGITLAEYLVNKEAVDKDKMVEYGYYTPTPTPTEAPVVFAAEATVNNLAQVSVTFNRDVDKDSAEDVGNYKIKNIKIADAALQDDGRTVVLTLNFADVEKKIEQGFTTDLTINGVKDLDGEVLKDYTIEDVVFTDDEIPYAVDAAVVGKSTIKVVFSEPVKGDYNNDNKIYTLPKSNFSVNNGKSYIKQVKLQKNNTEALIQLYNSLKEGEITLAVKADTKDYAGYAVKYTTFTLEVVEDKEAPVVIAYEKATRSEVTLIWSEDVEANGKLDPTKFYHTNSKNIVRQENPAKEQYSVKFDGNKTTLYFDDDYLLPNGTAYVYVAKDAVKDLWDNKNELQVIKVEIEVDETAPEVVGIDVEDENKIVIKFNEELDEDTAEDEDNYTLLDNKGKEKANIIDDIVYTSKKVTITFNDDLNGDYTIVLTNIKDKSGNKMEKTAIDFNVGDIAPPNPAKFTATLYRAGDKDQMLRVYFDDVMATDGKYSVTDVEKYAIYDSDEETLLVRLEEIDDVVIEITEDGKAVEIYVPSRQDVDDDEAEEGVDYFNLEDGMYVQIGRVADAAENKMELISTLVKIKESNDIGIDSVEATATDTIKITFKDVVEDFYPEDLKIEVNKVENNTVIERVYLTNKHFAGVTTSINDDGNTVVTITIDEDYADLINNDLRKTPVTVHVVGDKSENRYGMKLERTARSAEDKIKPQVYDDGNDDEDYAATTRRYSKDKKDEKNRYVGDYFALDRKDSYTVKEDVYYFTGSLYLNEEVRCATTDNILLGADFVVKLDGKKLVNGQDYRVEIGKKDEVNGIYELVFYFKGKEVKKNGNVVGYNFDGDLEIELSSDASYIVDMSSKKNKIEAFDKIKLKNIEFYVSVESVE; encoded by the coding sequence ATGAGGAATCTCAAAAAGCTCTTGGCAGTTATCATGGTAGTTGCAATGATCGCATCAATCATGGTACCTGCACTGGCTGAAGAAGGCTTCAACTACGAAAAAGAAGCTGAACAGCTGAGAGACCTCGGGCTCTTCAAGGGCACCAACAATGGATTGGAACTTGAAGCAGAGCTCACCAGAGAACAGGCTCTGACACTCATGATCCGTATCATGGGCCTTGAAGATGAAGTTGCAGCAATGACCGAGGAAGAAGTCGCTACTTACATGGCAAGGGTTGTTGACCCCGAAACCGTTACAGAAACATGGGCAAGACCATATGTTGCATATGCCGTAAAGAATGGTCTTACCAAGGGAATTGACGGAAACATTTGGCCGAATGTTAAATTTGCAGGCCAGCTCAAAGTAACAGGTAAAGAATTCATCAACTTCATGCTGTACGGCATGGGCTATAAGGACGTAGCTTGGGATTCAGTTCTCGACAAGGCTGCTGAAGTTGGAATGCTCAGTGCCGGTGAAGCTGTTAGGTTCGGTACAATCCAGGTACTGACAAGAGACAATGCCGTAGGTATTATGTCAAAGGCTCTGAAGGGAACAACCTCTGAAGGTATTACTCTCGCTGAATACCTGGTTAACAAGGAAGCCGTTGACAAGGACAAGATGGTTGAATACGGCTATTACACACCGACACCTACACCGACAGAGGCTCCTGTAGTATTTGCTGCTGAAGCTACTGTTAATAACCTTGCTCAGGTTAGCGTCACTTTTAACCGTGATGTTGACAAGGATTCAGCAGAAGATGTAGGTAATTACAAAATCAAGAATATTAAGATTGCCGATGCAGCTCTTCAAGACGATGGAAGAACTGTAGTATTAACACTGAATTTCGCAGATGTTGAAAAGAAGATAGAACAGGGATTTACAACTGATTTAACAATTAACGGCGTCAAAGACCTTGACGGTGAAGTTTTAAAGGACTACACCATAGAAGATGTCGTATTTACCGATGATGAAATTCCTTACGCCGTTGACGCTGCTGTTGTTGGTAAGAGTACAATTAAGGTAGTATTCTCTGAACCTGTAAAAGGTGACTATAATAACGACAATAAGATTTATACATTACCCAAATCTAATTTCTCCGTGAATAATGGTAAGTCCTATATTAAGCAGGTAAAATTGCAGAAAAACAATACAGAAGCTTTGATCCAGTTGTATAACTCATTAAAAGAGGGAGAAATTACACTGGCTGTTAAAGCCGATACAAAAGACTACGCAGGTTATGCAGTGAAATATACGACCTTTACACTGGAAGTAGTAGAAGACAAAGAAGCACCTGTTGTTATCGCATATGAAAAGGCAACACGTTCTGAAGTCACATTAATTTGGAGTGAAGATGTTGAAGCAAATGGTAAATTAGATCCTACCAAGTTCTACCATACAAATTCAAAGAATATTGTTCGTCAGGAAAATCCTGCCAAAGAACAGTATTCTGTAAAATTTGATGGTAACAAGACAACACTTTACTTTGATGATGACTATCTGCTTCCTAATGGTACTGCATATGTATATGTTGCTAAGGATGCAGTAAAAGATTTGTGGGATAATAAGAATGAATTGCAAGTAATTAAAGTGGAAATTGAAGTTGATGAAACTGCACCGGAAGTAGTTGGCATTGATGTTGAAGACGAGAATAAGATAGTAATTAAGTTCAATGAAGAATTGGACGAAGATACAGCAGAAGATGAAGATAACTATACGTTGTTAGACAATAAGGGAAAAGAAAAGGCTAATATTATTGATGATATTGTTTATACCTCTAAGAAGGTAACAATAACCTTTAATGACGACCTCAATGGTGATTATACAATAGTTCTTACCAACATCAAAGATAAGTCCGGCAACAAGATGGAAAAGACTGCAATAGACTTTAATGTTGGTGATATAGCACCGCCTAATCCGGCTAAATTCACAGCAACGCTTTATAGAGCTGGGGACAAAGATCAGATGCTGAGAGTTTACTTCGATGACGTAATGGCTACCGATGGTAAATATTCAGTAACTGACGTTGAGAAATACGCTATTTATGACTCGGATGAAGAAACTCTGTTAGTAAGACTTGAAGAGATTGATGATGTTGTTATTGAAATAACCGAAGATGGTAAAGCAGTTGAAATTTATGTTCCTTCCAGGCAAGATGTAGATGATGACGAAGCAGAAGAAGGCGTGGATTACTTCAACTTAGAAGATGGAATGTATGTACAGATTGGTCGTGTAGCTGATGCAGCAGAAAACAAGATGGAACTTATTTCGACTTTAGTTAAAATTAAGGAAAGCAACGATATTGGTATTGATAGTGTAGAAGCCACAGCTACCGATACAATTAAGATTACATTCAAGGACGTAGTTGAGGATTTCTATCCTGAAGATCTGAAGATTGAAGTGAATAAAGTAGAGAATAATACAGTAATAGAGAGAGTATACCTCACAAATAAACATTTTGCAGGAGTAACTACATCAATTAATGATGACGGAAATACAGTAGTAACGATTACAATTGATGAAGATTATGCCGATTTGATTAATAACGATTTAAGAAAGACACCTGTTACAGTGCATGTAGTAGGCGATAAGTCAGAAAACAGATACGGGATGAAACTTGAAAGAACAGCAAGAAGTGCAGAAGACAAGATTAAACCTCAGGTATACGATGATGGCAATGATGATGAAGATTACGCAGCTACTACACGTAGGTATAGCAAGGATAAGAAAGATGAAAAGAATCGTTATGTAGGAGATTACTTTGCATTAGATCGCAAGGATAGCTATACGGTAAAAGAGGACGTATATTACTTCACGGGATCATTGTATTTGAATGAGGAAGTAAGATGCGCAACTACCGACAACATATTGCTGGGTGCTGATTTTGTTGTTAAGCTCGATGGTAAGAAGTTGGTAAATGGTCAGGATTATCGCGTAGAAATTGGTAAGAAGGACGAAGTTAATGGTATATACGAACTGGTATTCTATTTCAAAGGTAAGGAAGTAAAGAAAAACGGTAATGTGGTTGGTTATAACTTCGATGGAGACTTAGAAATTGAATTGTCATCAGACGCTAGCTACATCGTAGATATGTCCTCTAAGAAGAACAAGATTGAGGCATTTGATAAGATTAAGCTGAAGAATATTGAGTTCTACGTAAGTGTAGAGAGTGTAGAGTAA
- a CDS encoding LicD family protein codes for MFKEVIRICDKYNINYFIIGGTLLGAIRHKGFIPWDDDLDIGMTRDDYNKFMDVASKELGDEYILQTFFTEENTPFYFAKVRKKNTKFIEEYCKDLDINHGIFIDIFPYDNIPDDKKLRDKQQRKVNFWSQLFIAKSVKGISNMENSLKGKIKKMARMFLHYFLKPVSKNYLFLKLDAACQEYNNVKCKMKSFVKYPYLMIPSEDLINLERVEFEGIYVNCPGHPRDYLKHHYGDFMKLPLKEKRVGHRPYKLEV; via the coding sequence ATATTTAAGGAAGTAATTCGTATTTGTGATAAGTATAATATAAATTACTTTATTATTGGGGGAACTTTGCTTGGTGCTATTAGGCATAAAGGCTTCATACCTTGGGATGATGACCTTGATATAGGGATGACTAGAGATGATTATAACAAGTTTATGGATGTAGCTTCTAAAGAATTAGGCGATGAATATATATTACAAACTTTTTTTACAGAAGAGAACACGCCTTTTTACTTTGCCAAGGTCAGAAAGAAAAACACGAAGTTTATCGAAGAGTATTGTAAGGATCTAGATATAAATCACGGAATATTTATAGACATATTCCCATATGACAATATTCCAGATGATAAAAAGCTTAGAGATAAACAACAAAGAAAAGTTAATTTTTGGTCCCAATTATTTATTGCAAAAAGTGTAAAAGGTATAAGTAATATGGAAAATTCTTTAAAAGGGAAAATAAAAAAAATGGCAAGAATGTTTCTTCATTATTTTTTGAAACCTGTATCTAAAAATTACTTATTTTTGAAACTTGATGCTGCGTGTCAAGAGTACAATAATGTAAAATGTAAAATGAAGTCATTCGTTAAATATCCTTATTTGATGATTCCATCTGAGGATTTAATTAATCTTGAAAGAGTTGAATTTGAAGGGATATACGTAAATTGTCCAGGACATCCAAGAGATTATTTGAAACATCATTACGGTGATTTTATGAAATTGCCACTGAAAGAAAAAAGAGTAGGACACAGACCATATAAATTGGAGGTGTAG
- a CDS encoding sugar transferase, which translates to MFYRKYRKRIMDIVMSLIAIIILSPVLLLIAALVKIKLGSPVIFKQKRPGLNEKIFTLYKFRTMTDARDENGMLLPDNVRLTRFGRMLRSTSLDELPELFNILKGDMSFVGPRPQLVKDLVFMTPQQRKRHSVLPGLTGWAQINGRNGITWEEKLELDLEYIKNISFFKDSRS; encoded by the coding sequence ATGTTCTACAGGAAGTATAGGAAGAGAATAATGGACATTGTTATGTCACTTATAGCGATTATTATACTAAGCCCTGTTTTACTTTTAATTGCAGCATTAGTTAAGATTAAGCTCGGAAGCCCGGTAATATTTAAGCAGAAAAGGCCGGGACTTAATGAGAAGATATTTACACTTTATAAATTTAGAACAATGACTGATGCGAGAGATGAAAATGGTATGCTGTTACCGGATAATGTTAGATTAACTAGATTTGGAAGAATGCTAAGAAGCACAAGTCTGGATGAGCTCCCTGAACTATTTAACATTCTAAAAGGAGATATGAGCTTCGTTGGCCCAAGACCACAGCTTGTAAAAGATTTGGTTTTTATGACTCCGCAACAAAGAAAAAGACATAGTGTTTTACCCGGTTTAACCGGATGGGCACAGATAAATGGGCGGAATGGTATCACTTGGGAAGAGAAATTAGAATTAGATTTGGAGTACATAAAAAACATTTCATTTTTTAAAGACAGTAGGAGTTAA